The following proteins are co-located in the Fusarium verticillioides 7600 chromosome 7, whole genome shotgun sequence genome:
- a CDS encoding isoleucyl-tRNA synthetase, cytoplasmic, with the protein MSIDFPKEEEVIIQRWREIDAFLRQVELSEGRPRYTFYDGPPFATGLPHYGHLLASTIKDVIPRYWSMKGYHVERRFGWDTHGLPIEHEIDKKLGISGKAAVMELGIAKYNEECRSIVMRYAGEWRHTIERLGRWIDFDNDYKTMDPKFMESEWWVFKQLFDKDQVYQGHRVMPYSTVLTTALSNFEANQNYQDVTDPAVVVTFPLVDDPEVNLLAWTTTPWTLPSHLGLAAHPNFEYVKILDEKTGKTFILLEKLLGTLYKDPKKAQFKKLGTVLGKDMLGWKYTPPFDYFYEEFKDIAFRVLNATYVTDDSGVGIVHQAPAFGEDDYNVAAAAGIITEKRPPPDPVNDTGHFTDRVSDFKGLHVKEADKHIIKHLKNAGRIANESQLKHSYPMCPRSDTPLIYRAVPSWFIRIPNIVPDMLKNIEGSHWVPSFVKEKRFASWIANARDWNVSRNRYWGTPIPLWVSDDLEERVCIGSVEELRELSGYDGDLSDLHRDKVDHITIPSKMGKGQLKRIEEVFDCWFESGSMPYASQHYPFENVDKFNQSFPGDFIAEGLDQTRGWFYTLTVLGTHLFGKSPFQNCVVNGIVLAEDGKKMSKRLKNYPDPSIVMSKYGSDALRLYLINSPVVRAEPLRFKESGVKEVVQKVLLPLWNSYKFFEGQVALLKKAEGVDFVWDPKLESSNTNVMDRWVLAVCQSLLQFVNKEMASYRLYTVVPRLLGLIDSTTNWYIRFNRKRLKGENGLDDTLHALNTLFEVLFTLCRGLAPFTPFLTDNIYLKLLPHIPKELQSADPRSVHFLPFPDVREELFDEEVERRVGRMQRVIELARVSRERRAIGLKQPLKTLVVIHSDPQYLEDVKSLEKYISEELNVRDLVLSSDEAKYNVQYSVTADWPVLGKKLKKDMARVKKGLPLLTSDQVQGYVRDKEIFVDGIRLEEGDLVVRRGIKEDESSKNLEINTDSDVLTILDTEIHPELAAEGLGREIINRVQRLRKKAGLVPTDDIKMEYRVIADPEDIGLSGAFRSQNPVFEKVLRRPLEETGAEPQTEGLIAEEEQEVQQATFLLRLLKL; encoded by the exons ATGTCGATCGACTTCCcgaaagaagaggaggtcaTCATCCAAAGATGGCGGGAAATCGATGCCTTCCTGCGACAGGTTGAACTGTCCGAAGGACGCCCTCGATATACCTTCTATGACGGTCCTCCTTTTGCGACCGGTCTACCTCACTACGGCCATCTTTTGGCTTCCACCATCAAGGATGTTATCCCTCGTTACTGGTCCATGAAGGGCTACCACGTCGAGAGACGTTTTGGCTGGGATACACACGGTCTGCCCATCGAGCATGAGATTGATAAGAAGCTGGGTATTTCTGGAAAGGCTGCCGTCATGGAACTCGGCATCGCCAAGTACAACGAGGAGTGTCGATCCATTGTCATGAGATATGCCGGCGAATGGCGACACACCATTGAGCGTTTGGGACGTTGGATTGATTTCGACAACGATTACAAG ACTATGGACCCCAAGTTCATGGAGTCTGAATGGTGGGTTTTCAAGCAACTGTTCGACAAGGACCAGGTCTATCAAGGACACCGAGTCATGCCCTACTCTACTGTTCTCACCACCGCCCTGAGCAATTTCGAGGCCAACCAGAACTACCAAGATGTCACTGACCCTGCAGTTGTCGTCACATTCCCCCTTGTCGACGATCCCGAAGTCAACCTACTTGCCTGGACCACCACCCCTTGGACACTGCCATCGCATCTTGGTCTCGCAGCTCACCCCAACTTCGAGTATGTCAAGAttctggatgagaagacagGAAAGACTTTTatccttctcgagaagcttcttggtaccCTATACAAGGATCCCAAGAAGGCTCaattcaagaagctcggaACAGTTCTCGGTAAGGATATGCTGGGATGGAAATACACCCCCCCTTTCGATTACTTCTAcgaggagttcaaggacaTTGCCTTCAGGGTGTTGAATGCCACCTACGTTACAGACGACAGTGGTGTGGGTATCGTCCACCAGGCACCGGCgtttggtgaagatgatTACAatgttgctgcagctgcaggtATCATCACCGAGAAGCGACCACCTCCTGACCCCGTCAACGACACCGGTCACTTCACTGACCGGGTCTCCGATTTCAAGGGCCTGCATGTGAAGGAGGCTGATAAGCACATCATCAAGCACCTCAAGAATGCCGGTCGCATCGCCAACGAGTCTCAACTCAAGCACTCGTACCCCATGTGCCCTCGCTCCGATACTCCTCTTATCTACAGAGCCGTTCCCTCTTGGTTCATCCGCATTCCAAACATCGTCCCCGATatgctcaagaacatcgaggGTTCTCACTGGGTTCCATCAtttgtcaaggagaagcgatTCGCCAGTTGGATTGCCAACGCTCGTGATTGGAACGTGAGTCGAAACCGATACTGGGGTACCCCCATCCCTCTCTGGGTCAGCGATGATCTGGAGGAGAGAGTGTGCATTGGaagtgttgaagagcttcgtGAACTGAGTGGATATGACGGTGATCTGTCTGACCTTCACCGCGACAAGGTTGATCATATCACTATTCCCAGCAAGATGGGCAAGGGTCAGCTGAAGCGTATCGAGGAAGTCTTTGACTGCTGGTTCGAGTCTGGAAGTATGCCTTATGCCAGCCAACACTACCCCTTCGAGAATGTTGATAAGTTCAACCAGTCGTTCCCCGGAGACTTCATCGCCGAGGGTCTGGATCAAACCCGTGGATGGTTCTACACGCTGACAGTGCTGGGAACTCACCTGTTTGGCAAGTCGCCGTTCCAGAACTGTGTTGTCAACGGCATTGTGCTTGCggaggatggcaagaagatgtcgaagcGTCTCAAAAACTATCCCGATCCTTCTATCGTTATGTCCAAATACGGTTCTGATGCTCTCCGACTCTACCTCATCAACTCTCCTGTCGTGCGAGCCGAGCCCCTCCGCTTCAAGGAGTCTGGCGTCAAGGAGGTCGTCCAGAAGGTCCTTTTGCCGCTGTGGAACAGCTACAAGTTCTTTGAGGGCCAAGTTGctctgctcaagaaggcagAGGGTGTGGACTTCGTTTGGGATCCTAAGTTGGAGTCAAGCAACACCAATGTCATGGACCGCTGGGTTCTGGCAGTTTGCCAAAGTCTTCTTCAGTTCGTGAACAAGGAGATGGCCTCATACCGTTTATACACTGTCGTACCCAGACTCCTTGGTCTCATTGACAGCACAACAAACTGGTACATTCGATTCAACCGAAAGCGACTCAAGGGAGAGAACGGCCTTGACGATACCCTTCATGCCCTAAACACCCTTTTTGAGGTTCTGTTCACTTTGTGCCGTGGACTGGCACCTTTTACCCCTTTCCTCACTGACAACATCTACCTCAAGCTTCTACCTCACATTCCTAAGGAGCTGCAAAGTGCAGATCCCCGAAGCGTGCACTTCCTGCCATTCCCCGATGTTCGCGAAGAGCTGTTCGATGAAGAGGTGGAGCGACGTGTTGGTCGCATGCAGCGTGTCATTGAACTTGCTCGTGTATCGCGTGAACGTCGCGCCATTGGTCTCAAGCAGCCTCTCAAGACACTGGTGGTCATTCACTCCGATCCTCAATATCTTGAGGATGTCAAGTCCCTTGAGAAGTATATCAGCGAAGAGTTGAATGTGCGAGACCTCGTGCTCTCGAGCGACGAAGCCAAGTACAACGTTCAATACAGCGTCACTGCCGACTGGCCTGTACTcggaaagaagctcaagaaggatatgGCCCGTGTAAAAAAGGGGCTGCCTCTTCTTACGAGCGACCAGGTCCAGGGATACGTCCGTGACAAGGAAATCTTTGTTGACGGTATTCGTCTGGAAGAGGGCGATCTCGTTGTGCGCAGAGGTATCAAGGAGGACGAGTCttccaagaacttggagATCAACACTGATAGCGATGTGCTCACCATTCTGGACACTGAGATTCACCCTGAGCTGGCAGCTGAGGGTCTAGGACGTGAGATCATCAACCGTGTACAGAGACTCCGAAAGAAGGCAGGTCTTGTGCCAACGGATGACATCAAGATGGAGTACCGTGTCATTGCAGACCCTGAAGATATCGGCTTGTCTGGTGCCTTCAGGTCCCAGAATCCAGTGTTTGAGAAGGTCTTGCGCCGACCACTAGAAGAGACTGGAGCGGAACCACAGACTGAGGGTCTTATtgcagaggaggagcaagaggTCCAACAGGCAACATTTTTGTTGAGATTACTCAAGCTGTaa
- a CDS encoding calcium binding protein 39, which yields MSFLFGRARTRTVADLPKQAREHVLKLEGPQGPSKAEELARVLSQMKTILQGTPEADTSPEQILQLVTGLIDEDLLHLLAVNLFRLPFESRKDTQVIFSYVFRFRPATAAPKSDPLALSYVVCNRPQVLVELCRGYDHKESATPAGSVLRELLKNEAAAAIILYDDGDEPGSSSKGLNAIDRDRPQSGRGVFWRFFDWVDKSSFEVAADAFTTFRELLTRHKDLVPRYLNANFELFFDKYNNILVQSNSYVTKRQSIKLLGEILLDRSNYNVMTAYVDRGEHLKICMNLLRDDRKMVQYEGFHVFKVFVANPHKSIAVQKILLMNRDKLLTFLSHFLEDRTDDEQFIDEREFLIKQIRGMPSVPVAPQR from the exons ATGTCGTTTCTGTTTGGAAGAGCTCGCACACGCACAGTTGCCGATCTCCCCAAGCAGGCCCGCGAGCATGTCTTGAAGCTCGAGGGGCCACAGGGCCCTTCCAAG GCCGAAGAGCTTGCCCGAGTCTTGAGCCAGATGAAGACTATCCTTCAGGGAACTCCCG AGGCCGATACTTCTCCAGAACAGATCTTGCAGCTTGTGACTGGTCTCATCGACGAAGatctcctccacctcctcgCCGTCAATCTGTTCCGTCTTCCATTCGAGTCACGTAAAGATACTCAAGTCATATTCTCCTACGTCTTCCGCTTCCGCCCCGCCACCGCCGCCCCCAAAAGCGACCCTCTCGCACTATCATACGTTGTCTGTAATCGACCCCAGGTCCTAGTTGAGCTATGTCGAGGGTATGATCACAAGGAGAGCGCCACGCCGGCAGGTTCGGTTCTACGAGAGCTACTCAAGAACGAGGCCGCCGCTGCAATCATTCTATACGATGACGGGGACGAGCCAGGCTCGAGTTCCAAGGGTCTGAATGCCATTGACCGTGACCGACCCCAAAGTGGTAGAGGCGTGTTCTGGAGATTCTTCGACTGGGTTGATAAGAGCTCCTTCGAGGTGGCAGCAGATGCTTTCACCACTTTTCGA GAACTCCTGACACGCCACAAGGACCTTGTACCAAGATACTTGAACGCAAACTTTgaactcttcttcgacaagtACAACAACATCTTGGTGCAATCCAACAGTTATGTGACCAAACGTCAGTCCATAAAGCTTCTCGGTGAGATCTTGCTTGATCGCTCCAACTATAACGTCATGACTGCCTATGTTGATCGCGGGGAGCATCTCAAGATATGCATGAACCTGCTACGCGATGATAGGAAAATGGTTCAGTACGAGGGCTTCCACGTATTCAAGGTCTTTGTCGCAAACCCGCACAAGTCAATTGCCGTCCAGAAGATTCTCCTCATGAATCGCGATAAGCTTCTCACTTTCCTCTCTCACTTCCTCGAGGATCGgacagatgatgagcagTTCATCGATGAGAGAGAATTTTTAATCAAGCAAATCCGCGGCATGCCCTCAGTTCCCGTTGCTCCTCAGCGGTAA
- a CDS encoding calcium binding protein 39, translated as MKTILQGTPEADTSPEQILQLVTGLIDEDLLHLLAVNLFRLPFESRKDTQVIFSYVFRFRPATAAPKSDPLALSYVVCNRPQVLVELCRGYDHKESATPAGSVLRELLKNEAAAAIILYDDGDEPGSSSKGLNAIDRDRPQSGRGVFWRFFDWVDKSSFEVAADAFTTFRELLTRHKDLVPRYLNANFELFFDKYNNILVQSNSYVTKRQSIKLLGEILLDRSNYNVMTAYVDRGEHLKICMNLLRDDRKMVQYEGFHVFKVFVANPHKSIAVQKILLMNRDKLLTFLSHFLEDRTDDEQFIDEREFLIKQIRGMPSVPVAPQR; from the exons ATGAAGACTATCCTTCAGGGAACTCCCG AGGCCGATACTTCTCCAGAACAGATCTTGCAGCTTGTGACTGGTCTCATCGACGAAGatctcctccacctcctcgCCGTCAATCTGTTCCGTCTTCCATTCGAGTCACGTAAAGATACTCAAGTCATATTCTCCTACGTCTTCCGCTTCCGCCCCGCCACCGCCGCCCCCAAAAGCGACCCTCTCGCACTATCATACGTTGTCTGTAATCGACCCCAGGTCCTAGTTGAGCTATGTCGAGGGTATGATCACAAGGAGAGCGCCACGCCGGCAGGTTCGGTTCTACGAGAGCTACTCAAGAACGAGGCCGCCGCTGCAATCATTCTATACGATGACGGGGACGAGCCAGGCTCGAGTTCCAAGGGTCTGAATGCCATTGACCGTGACCGACCCCAAAGTGGTAGAGGCGTGTTCTGGAGATTCTTCGACTGGGTTGATAAGAGCTCCTTCGAGGTGGCAGCAGATGCTTTCACCACTTTTCGA GAACTCCTGACACGCCACAAGGACCTTGTACCAAGATACTTGAACGCAAACTTTgaactcttcttcgacaagtACAACAACATCTTGGTGCAATCCAACAGTTATGTGACCAAACGTCAGTCCATAAAGCTTCTCGGTGAGATCTTGCTTGATCGCTCCAACTATAACGTCATGACTGCCTATGTTGATCGCGGGGAGCATCTCAAGATATGCATGAACCTGCTACGCGATGATAGGAAAATGGTTCAGTACGAGGGCTTCCACGTATTCAAGGTCTTTGTCGCAAACCCGCACAAGTCAATTGCCGTCCAGAAGATTCTCCTCATGAATCGCGATAAGCTTCTCACTTTCCTCTCTCACTTCCTCGAGGATCGgacagatgatgagcagTTCATCGATGAGAGAGAATTTTTAATCAAGCAAATCCGCGGCATGCCCTCAGTTCCCGTTGCTCCTCAGCGGTAA
- a CDS encoding AGC/PDK1 protein kinase, with translation MNGDLSLSQALGGLRIANPDDAAEAINSSLTSPPGPDSTAQNTSISASTSTSALHSTPQPTTTSTTPSSYDAIRLDPIDAGVGTSLTDPRLTPSAQPSDPISDPSPSTNHPQPSPQTEPSRSSVYGMSTVPEPGSNPSYPVRESSRRDPHRFNNSSRPVSGLMSGGSPLPPRRSSRGMGVGYASDPGGPQQNQPYAGDAPVPNSREDWQERGAAVGVRREVDANGRTVVRQVKKGVRDFSFGRVLGEGSYSTVYMATDRQTLKEYAVKVLEKRHIIKEKKIKYVNIEKNTLNRLTEHPGIVRLYYTFQDETSLYYVLDLCNGGELLGVLKKTGTFDVECTRFYGAQILDAIDYMHSRGVIHRDLKPENVLLDDQMHVKITDFGTAKLLKDPREDPSAASASGAPDPGKDDDSRAASFVGTAEYVSPELLTHKNACKASDLWAFGCIVYQLLAGRPPFKGGSEYLTFQKIVNLEYEFPPGFPPAARDLVERCLVLEPARRLTVEHIKNHEFFDGHPFGKGLWRTKAPRLRPYIPPPQEPQVIQLNGFSTSSNTRPPQQSQATPSNGNNRPSRIITELPPPTQLDIEWSPVLTKNNERILKLGDLMVVSTPLPSSPHGKEPGEGHKKLSRFFIGSTTKKRQRLVMITSSGRIVLAPAGGEEKRAKQELSLLGSDCTWKTQVDAKGQTVWCVNTGGHHYTFEEAKSSSTPQEGGSAAADWVECLERARDMALSQNMTTSYGGDSGFADMSSQVSSPSSTLGGPGNYSDGFGLSDRQGRNHLSKNQGNNEDPAPKRNRFSKRQSRNGLGSAF, from the exons ATGAATGGGGACCTGAGCCTTTCTCAGGCTTTGGGCGGACTGCGCATCGCCAATCCTGACGATGCTGCCGAGGCTATTAActcatctttgacttctccTCCTGGGCCCGACTCGACGGCTCAGAATACCTCCATCTccgcttcaacttcaacatccGCCCTCCACTCTACGCCTCAACCGACTACCACATCCACCACGCCCTCATCCTACGATGCAATCCGCCTCGATCCTATAGATGCCGGTGTTGGAACCTCACTTACCGATCCTCGTCTTACTCCCTCCGCTCAACCTTCCGACCCTATCTCCGATCCAAGCCCCTCCACAAATCATCCgcagccatctcctcaaacGGAGCCGTCGAGGTCCTCCGTTTACGGCATGTCCACTGTGCCAGAACCTGGCTCAAACCCTTCATATCCTGTGAGAGAGTCCAGCCGACGAGACCCCCATCgcttcaacaactcaagCCGACCAGTATCGGGTTTAATGTCTGGTGGCAGCCCATTGCCTCCTCGAAGGAGCTCAAGGGGTATGGGGGTTGGCTATGCATCTGACCCTGGCGGGCCACAGCAGAACCAGCCTTACGCAGGTGACGCGCCGGTCCCAAACAGCAGAGAGGACTGGCAGGAGCGTGGAGCGGCCGTCGGGGTCCGCAGAGAGGTTGATGCAAATGGACGTACCGTTGTCCGCCAGGTCAAAAAGGGCGTCCGTGACTTTTCCTTCGGGCGAGTTCTTGGCGAGGGCTCCTATAGTACAGTCTACATGGCGACAGATCGCCAAACTCTCAAAGAATACGCCGTGAAGGTACTCGAAAAGAGacatatcatcaaggagaagaagatcaaatatgtcaacatcgagaagaacacaTTAAACCGACTTACTGAGCACCCCGGAATTGTCCGGCTATACTATACATTTCAGGACGAGACATCGCTCTACTACGTCCTCGATTTGTGCAATGGCGGAGAGCTCTTGGgtgtcttgaagaagacaggcACCTTCGATGTTGAATGTACCAGGTTCTATGGTGCACAAATTCTCGACGCCATTGACTACATGCATTCTCGGGGTGTCATCCACCGAGATCTGAAACCCGAAAACGTTTTGTTGGATGACCAGATGCACGTCAAAATTACGGACTTTGGAACTGCTAAACTGCTCAAAGATCCACGTGAAGACCCTTCAGCTGCATCAGCCAGCGGTGCGCCGGATCCTGGAAAAGACGATGACAGTCGTGCAGCATCATTTGTCGGTACTGCTGAATATGTGAGCCCCGAGCTTCTCACACACAAGAACGCCTGTAAGGCTAGCGATCTGTGGGCTTTTGGCTGCATTGTGTACCAGCTTTTGGCTGGTCGACCTCCTTTCAAGGGAGGCAGTGAGTATCTCACATTTCAGAAGATTGTAAATCTCGAATACGAATTCCCGCCTGGCTTTCCACCAGCAGCCAGAGACCTTGTAGAGCGGTGCTTGGTCCTCGAACCAGCCAGACGTCTCACGGTCGAACACATTAAGAACCACGAATTCTTCGACGGACATCCATTCGGAAAAGGACTCTGGAGGACCAAGGCACCCCGTCTCCGCCCATATATACCACCCCCCCAAGAACCTCAAGTTATTCAGCTCAACGGATTTTCCACCTCGTCTAACACCAGGCCTCCACAGCAATCCCAAGCCACTCCCTCCAATGGGAATAATCGACCATCGAGGATAATAACGGAACTTCCTCCCCCGACACAGCTCGACATTGAATGGTCGCCCGTTTTGACTAAGAATAACGAGCGCATTCTCAAGTTGGGCGATCTCATGGTGGTCTCGACGCCTTTACCTTCAAGTCCCCACGGAAAGGAACCAGGAGAAGGACATAAGAAGTTGTCTCGTTTCTTTATCGGCAGCACTACTAAGAAGCGTCAGCGCCTGGTAATGATCACATCTAGCGGCCGAATTGTCCTTGCTCCGGCTGGtggagaggagaaaagagcgAAGCAGGAGCTGTCTCTGCTTGGCTCAGATTGCACCTGGAAGACCCAAGTAGACGCAAAGGGTCAAACGGTGTGGTGTGTCAACACA GGCGGCCACCACTACACATTTGAAGAGGCCAAGTCCTCATCCACACCCCAAGAAGGTGGCTCCGCTGCCGCCGACTGGGTTGAATGCCTCGAGAGGGCAAGGGACATGGCATTATCTCAGAACATGACCACCTCTTATGGTGGTGATAGTGGATTCGCCGACATGTCGTCTCAAGTTTCAAGTCCATCAAGTACGTTGGGGGGACCAGGCAACTACTCAGATGGTTTCGGGCTCAGTGACCGACAGGGACGAAACCATCTGAGTAAGAATCAGGGGAACAATGAAGATCCCGCGCCAAAACGCAACCGATTCAGCAAGAGACAATCGAGGAACGGGCTAGGATCTGCATTCTAA
- a CDS encoding syntaxin 8, with protein MSSANQLFLLADHIKLSLLERQRAKNLNLEGDSQDGHISRSFDQFRDGLANLRDEEQRLTFAGETDAATSLTESITSLQKQLDDLTTQFRGQPNSKTGETLTHPNSEELADDFEHATSTSPVSRKPKTVRFSDTPPSPSAELFGRYRDDPSDSAGYRDEAQGMDNQQIHQYHAQILEQQDEQLDRLGESIGRQRELSMQIGDELDSHVAMLDEVEAVTDRHQSRLDRASRMLGKVARGASENKQMTTIVVLIIILVLLIAILK; from the exons ATGTCGAGCGCCAATCAACTCTTCCTGCTCGCCGACCACATTAAGCTCTCGCTGTTGGAGCGCCAACGGGCCAAGAATCTCAATCTCGAAGGCGACTCGCAAGATGGTCACATCTCACGGTCTTTTGACCAGTTCCGCGATGGTCTGGCCAATCTCCGCGATGAGGAGCAGCGCTTGACTTTTGCCGGCGAAACAGA CGCCGCTACAAGCCTCACAGAATCCATCACATCGCTCCAGAAGCAACTAGACGACCTCACAACTCAATTCCGAGGCCAACCAAATTCCAAAACCGGCGAAACCCTCACTCACCCCAACTCAGAAGAGCTCGccgatgactttgagcacGCAACATCGACATCTCCAGTCtcgaggaagccaaagactgTTCGCTTCAGCGACACTCCACCGTCCCCGTCCGCTGAGCTCTTTGGCCGCTACCGGGATGATCCCTCCGATAGCGCCGGCTACAGAGACGAGGCACAGGGCATGGACAACCAGCAGATTCACCAGTACCACGCCCAGATCCTAGAGCAACAAGATGAGCAGCTCGATCGCCTGGGCGAGTCTATCGGACGCCAGCGCGAGCTTAGCATGCAAATCGGCGACGAGCTCGATAGCCACGTTGCTATGCTCGACGAGGTCGAGGCTGTTACCGATCGTCACCAGAGTCGACTGGATCGTGCAAGTAGAATGCTCGGAAAGGTTGCTCGAGGCGCAAGCGAGAACAAGCAAATGACCACCATCGTggttctcatcatcattcttgtcCTGCTCATTGCTATCCTGAAATAA
- a CDS encoding geranylgeranyl transferase type-2 subunit beta → MTSHGIARAVRSRTEEQRQQDLVKIQKYRGLEDDIRQKISDNNYGTETFQLTSKLLRLNPEYYTIWNARRRCLIYGLLSKPSAGSPLSKESQNTSAIDTHTASSDASLPSSSTEIPPRPSLPTAGKTGTTTDSDADTDVIRSELGFTVPLLMEFPKCYWIWNYRLWTLDRAIERLDVSIARRIWEEELGLVSKMLTKDRRNFHAWGYRRHVVAQLESSVLNGQSLVELEFEYTTKKIHEDLSNFSAWHNRSQLITRLLNERKADDASRKDLLNKEIEIIREALNVGPEDQSLWYYHQFLVLNLANSSSSRQIAPNLTMEERKSYIDDEITEIKDLLQDYKDIKWIYEALIEYAIALSQLTGQPFEPRSRSDVTSWLQILRKLDPKRNGRWSNLEKDLGLSQT, encoded by the exons ATGACCAGT CACGGCATAGCCCGCGCAGTGCGGTCACGGACAGAAGAACAGCGCCAGCAGGATCTCGTCAAGATCCAAAAATACCGTGGTCTCGAGGACGATATACGCCAAAAG ATATCCGACAACAACTATGGTACCGAAACATTCCAGCTTACCTCCAAGCTACTACGCCTCAACCCCGAATACTACACGATATGGAACGCCCGCAGGCGCTGTCTAATCTATGGCTTATTGTCCAAACCCTCGGCTGGATCGCCGCTCTCGAAGGAGTCGCAGAATACCTCAGCGATAGACACTCACACAGCCTCTTCCGACGCTTCGttgccctcctcctcgaccgaGATCCCGCCACGCCCCAGCCTCCCGACAGCTGGGAAGACTGGTACAACGACTGATAGCGATGCCGATACCGACGTGATACGCTCCGAACTGGGCTTCACTGTTCCTCTGCTGATGGAATTCCCCAAGTGCTACTGGATATGGAATTATCGACTATGGACGCTTGACCGTGCCATCGAAAGACTTGATGTATCCATAGCTCGGCGCATTTGGGAAGAGGAGCTAGGTCTTGTCAGCAAGATGCTCACCAAAGATCGAAGGAACTTCCACGCCTGGGGCTACCGTCGCCACGTTGTCGCGCAGCTCGAGAGCTCCGTGCTCAACGGGCAGAGCTTGGTAGAGCTCGAGTTTGAGTATACCACCAAAAAAATCCATGAGGATTTGTCCAATTTCTCAGCATGGCATAACCGAAGTCAGCTCATTACAAGACTTTTGAATGAGCGCAAAGCAGACGACGCGTCTCGCAAAGATTTACTGAACAAAG AAATCGAGATTATTCGCGAAGCGCTGAATGTTGGACCGGAAGACCAGTCCTTATGGTACTATCATCAGTTCCTAGTATTGAACCTCGcaaattcttcatcaagccGCCAAATAGCGCCAAATCTGACGATGGAGGAGCGCAAGTCATACATTGACGATGAAATAACCGAAATCAAGGATCTACTGCAAGACTACAAGGACATAAAATGGATTTACGAGGCTCTCATTGAGTACGCAATCGCATTGAGCCAGCTCACGGGGCAGCCATTCGAGCCCCGGAGTCGAAGTGATGTGACATCTTGGTTACAGATTCTCAGGAAATTAGACCCTAAACGAAACGGACGATGGAGTAATTTGGaaaaagacttgggcttATCACAGACATGA
- a CDS encoding 4-hydroxybenzoate hexaprenyltransferase produces the protein MRLSALPRASVWAQCRGISDRALKVPRQPQTRPSLIRACKGLRQPWHNNQRVVGFHEAKPRSLPPATQDLDSPSPYKPPETGLLSKLPASWVPYAELIRLDKPAGTYYLFFPCFFSTLMAAPIAMPMATPGSVIGTSLLFFSGALIMRGAGCTINDLWDRNLDPHVSRTRLRPIARGAITPFKGLVYTGVQLFAGLGILLQFPLPCLFYGVPSLLLVASYPLAKRVTYYPQAVLGFTFSWGAIMGFPALGIDLLSHTPALTAAACLYASNIAWTILYDMIYAHMDIKDDVKAGIKSIALKHDAETKQVLTGLAAVQISLLAAAGFAAGAGPAFFIGSCGGAMATLGIMIKRVNLKDVKDCWWWFINGCWITGGVISLGLAADYTLRYVQGPEDDTKLEN, from the coding sequence ATGAGATTAAGTGCGCTCCCCCGGGCTTCGGTCTGGGCTCAATGTCGAGGAATCTCAGATCGTGCTCTGAAAGTACCAAGACAACCGCAGACGCGGCCTTCGCTCATTCGTGCTTGCAAAGGCTTGAGGCAACCATGGCATAATAATCAGCGAGTAGTTGGGTTTCACGAGGCCAAACCTCGATCTTTGCCCCCGGCCACCCAGGATTTGGACTCACCATCACCCTACAAACCACCTGAGACAGGACTGTTGTCGAAACTCCCAGCCTCATGGGTTCCTTATGCTGAGCTGATTCGACTTGACAAGCCTGCTGGAACCTATTATCTGTTCTTCCCATGCTTCTTTTCTACTCTCATGGCTGCCCCAATAGCTATGCCAATGGCGACTCCAGGCTCTGTCATTGGAACATCactccttttcttctctggagctctcatcatgagagGTGCTGGATGTACTATCAATGATCTATGGGACCGCAACCTCGATCCTCATGTCTCAAGAACTCGACTCAGGCCGATTGCTCGTGGTGCGATCACACCGTTCAAGGGACTTGTTTACACCGGGGTTCAGCTGTTTGCCGGGCTTGGGATATTGCTCCAATTTCCCTTGCCTTGCCTCTTTTACGGCGTCCCCAGCTTGCTCCTGGTAGCCAGCTATCCTTTGGCCAAGAGAGTTACTTATTACCCTCAAGCAGTTCTCGGCTTCACCTTCTCGTGGGGCGCTATTATGGGTTTCCCGGCTCTTGGAATCGACCTGCTGTCACATACCCCAGCCTTGACTGCTGCAGCCTGCCTATATGCTTCAAATATTGCATGGACAATATTATACGACATGATATATGCTCATATGGACATTAAGGACGACGTGAAGGCGGGAATCAAGAGCATTGCACTGAAGCATGATGCTGAGACTAAGCAAGTGttgactggcttggctgCCGTACAAATCTCTCTTTTGGCTGCGGCCGGATTTGCAGCCGGTGCTGGTCCCGCGTTCTTTATTGGAAGCTGTGGAGGAGCTATGGCCACGCTTGGTATTATGATCAAGCGAGTCAATCTCAAAGATGTCAAGGattgttggtggtggttcaTCAACGGGTGCTGGATCACCGGTGGCGTGATCAGCCTGGGCCTAGCTGCGGACTACACTCTCAGATATGTCCAGGGACCTGAGGACGACACCAAGTTAGAGAACTGA